GGCGTGGGCGACGGCATGGTAGCAGTCGTGGTCACAATTAGATCCGGGAAAGACCACCACCCCGAAGGTCTTCATCACTGGATTCCTATGCTAACCGCAGATTGCGCAGATTGGAGAATGCTTCATCCCGTCTGCGGATGTTTCTCTATGTATCCTCTGCGGTCTCCGCGGTTCAAATGCTCCCTCACCCCCCGGCGGAGAAGACCTCCACCCGGTACTCCTCGATGATGGGGTTGGCCAGCAGCTGCCGGCACATGTCCTCCACCTGGCGGCGGGCGGCGTCGGCGTCGGGGGCTTCGAGCGTGACTTCCACATGCTTGCCCATGCGCACGCCCTCCACCGTCTCAAACCCCAGGTTGTGCAGCGCCCGTTCAACCGTCGCTCCCTGGGCGTCGAGCACGGTCGGCTTGAGCGTTATCGTTACCTGCGCACGATACATTCGTATTCCTCATTCACCGCGGAGAGATCACGAGAAAACGTCCACAGATTTCACAGATTCCGCAGATTAGAATGAATGGTCGTTCTGAAATCTGTGTAATCTGTGAAATCGGTGGATGCTTGCCTCTGCGTCCTCTGTGTTCTCTGTGGTTGGTCTCCCGCCCTCAAATCCCGAAGCGCGCGAATACCTGCTCCAGGTGCCGCAGGTGGCGGCGGTGGTCGAAGCAGGCCTCCAATTCCTCGGCGGACAGCGCGCCGGTAATCTCCGCGTCGGCGAACACCAGCTCCTTGAAGTTCGCTCCTTCGTCCCAGGCGCGGCGCGCGTGCCCCTGCACCAACTGATACGCCTGGTCCCGGTCATAACCTTTCCGCGTCAGCTCCAGCATCACCTGTTGCGAGCACACCATGCCCCCCAGCAGGTCGAGGTTCGCGGCCATGCGTTCCCCGTTCACTTGCAGCCCGGCCACCAGGTCGGCGAACTTGCGCAGCATGTAATCGAGCAGGATATTGGCGTCGGGCAGGGTGATGCGCTCCACCGAGCTGTTCGACAGGTCGCGCTCGTGCCAGGTGGCGATGTTCTCCAGCGCGGGGACGGTGTAAGACCGCATCAGCCGCGCCATCCCGGTCAGGCGCTCGGCGACGATGGGGTTGCGCTTATGGGGCATGGCCGACGACCCCCGCTGCCCGGCGCCGAAGGCCTCCTCGACCTCCAGCACCTCGGTGCGGGCGAGGTGGCGAATCTCGGTGGCGAACTGCTCGATGGAGCCCGCGATCACCGCCAGCGCGCACAGATACGCGGCGTGGCGGTCGCGCTGCACGATCTGGGTCGAGGCGCGCGCCGCCTGCAGGCCGAGCTTGGCGCAGACGTGTTGCTCCACCTGCGGGCTGATATTGGCATAGGTGCCGACCGCGCCCGAGATCTTGCCCACGGCGACCTCGCCGCGCGCCTGCTCGAGGCGGCGCCGCGCGCGCTCGATGGCCCCCAGCCACACCGCGAGCTTGAAGCCGAAGGTGATGGGCTCGGCGTGCACGGCGTGGGTGCGCCCCATCATGATCGTCCACTTGTGCTCGCGCGCGCGTTCCAGCACCGCTTCATGCACGCGCTCGAGGTCGGCCAGCAGCAGGTCCGCCGACTGCTTGAGCATGATCCCTAGCGCGGTATCCTCGACGTCATACGACGTCAGCCCCACGTGAAGGTACTTCCCCTCGTCGCCCAGGCTCTCGCGCACGGAATGCACGAATGCCAGCAAGTCGTGGCGCAGGGGCTTGACGCCTGGCGGCGGCTCGCGGCCGGGGGTCTCGCCCTCGAGCTCGATGATGCGATCAACATCGAAGCGGGCGTGTTGGCGCATCCGGGCTGCGGCTTCCGCCGGGATCTCGCCCAACTGCGCCAGCGCCTCGGCGACCAGCAGCTCGACCTCCAGCCATGCCTGGAAGCGGTTCTCCGGCTCCCAGATGGCCCGCATTTCGGGGTATGAGTATCGTTCGATCAAGGCAGTGCTCCTATCAGGCGAGCGTGTAACACCCTCAATCCGTCCCCCCCCGTCGAATTGGATGAAGAGGTGTCATTTCGACGGAGCGAAGCGACCGAGAAATCCCCTACCGGGTGGATCTGGAGGCAGGGGATTCCTCGCTGGCGCTCGGAATGACAGCGACCCGGGCGTCGCGCCGGTCAGGACGCATAGATCACCTCGGCCGTGCGCAGGATCTCCCCCCGCCGAAAGGGATCCTTGAGGCCGCCCTCCGCGACCAGGTCCACCTTGCGCCCGAAGATCACCTGCAGCTCCTCGATCATGTCCACCCAATCATAGAGGCTCAGTCCGTGGTCCGGGGCGAACTCCACCAGTACGTCCACGTCGCTATCAGGGGCGAAGTCGTCGCGCAGCGCGGAGCCGAAAACGGCGAGCTCTTTCACCCGCCATTTGCGACAGAATCCCGCGATGCGTTCTCGATCCAAGTCAACCGCTAGCGGCATCTTCGTCGCCTCACCTCACGCCTTTTGCATTATCCGCCGCGACGCCTCCGCCAG
The Armatimonadota bacterium genome window above contains:
- the purS gene encoding phosphoribosylformylglycinamidine synthase subunit PurS, which translates into the protein MYRAQVTITLKPTVLDAQGATVERALHNLGFETVEGVRMGKHVEVTLEAPDADAARRQVEDMCRQLLANPIIEEYRVEVFSAGG
- the purB gene encoding adenylosuccinate lyase encodes the protein MIERYSYPEMRAIWEPENRFQAWLEVELLVAEALAQLGEIPAEAAARMRQHARFDVDRIIELEGETPGREPPPGVKPLRHDLLAFVHSVRESLGDEGKYLHVGLTSYDVEDTALGIMLKQSADLLLADLERVHEAVLERAREHKWTIMMGRTHAVHAEPITFGFKLAVWLGAIERARRRLEQARGEVAVGKISGAVGTYANISPQVEQHVCAKLGLQAARASTQIVQRDRHAAYLCALAVIAGSIEQFATEIRHLARTEVLEVEEAFGAGQRGSSAMPHKRNPIVAERLTGMARLMRSYTVPALENIATWHERDLSNSSVERITLPDANILLDYMLRKFADLVAGLQVNGERMAANLDLLGGMVCSQQVMLELTRKGYDRDQAYQLVQGHARRAWDEGANFKELVFADAEITGALSAEELEACFDHRRHLRHLEQVFARFGI
- a CDS encoding nucleotidyltransferase family protein, encoding MPLAVDLDRERIAGFCRKWRVKELAVFGSALRDDFAPDSDVDVLVEFAPDHGLSLYDWVDMIEELQVIFGRKVDLVAEGGLKDPFRRGEILRTAEVIYAS